A genome region from Marinobacter panjinensis includes the following:
- a CDS encoding ATP-binding protein translates to MVKLIVVGPRCAGKSVLGAHLEARHKLCHVEASDVMRMLFERDGKGAETLDEFAARTLIGNPCAVPNELFRTAPSHRRVVLTGLRSMKEIDCVRRLFGHSPLVLYVDAFIEVRVARCVARGRPGSSDHDANRMDEDDRLHVSMGLNDIRDHPDVLLLENNFTQLTEYFAAAELALGVKY, encoded by the coding sequence ATGGTGAAGCTGATTGTTGTGGGACCACGCTGTGCCGGGAAGAGTGTTCTCGGGGCTCATTTGGAAGCGCGGCACAAGTTGTGTCATGTAGAAGCAAGTGACGTAATGCGAATGCTTTTTGAACGAGATGGGAAAGGTGCGGAAACCCTTGATGAGTTCGCCGCGCGGACGCTGATCGGTAATCCCTGTGCGGTGCCCAATGAACTGTTTCGTACCGCACCATCCCATCGGCGGGTTGTGTTGACCGGCCTGCGATCTATGAAAGAGATCGATTGCGTTCGGCGACTTTTCGGACACAGTCCATTGGTCCTATACGTCGATGCTTTTATCGAAGTACGAGTGGCACGCTGTGTTGCTCGCGGACGTCCCGGCAGCAGTGACCACGATGCTAACCGCATGGACGAAGATGATCGTCTCCATGTATCTATGGGTTTAAACGACATCAGGGACCACCCTGACGTTCTCTTGCTCGAAAACAATTTCACCCAGCTAACGGAATACTTTGCGGCTGCAGAATTAGCGCTTGGGGTAAAATATTAA
- a CDS encoding beta-ribofuranosylaminobenzene 5'-phosphate synthase family protein: MRQTLPSILAYPRIHLTLVDMGFNGYRRNGGAGFAIDRPTVRVEASPSSTLKIRDDRRVGFRDYELLRLERVLTEASTELALDSRLSFVISGEMPTHSGFGSTTAVRLACLELLLLANDMEPDQTLLSRLSKRGGTSGIGINTYFVGGLVVDLGHPHHNGPARPSSLAEMTPGCATPLLRAEMPAWPAGVVVPALPLLTESAEKSFFANFKPLTQGDVAEILYHVVSGVAAGVLETNRSTFTSAINALQECAWKRQEVAEYGPGVKSERKSLESLGAEGVAMSSLGPALFFISDDTSSVVANRRSNGAFLATEVAFQNTGRCLEW, encoded by the coding sequence ATGCGACAGACCCTGCCTAGCATATTGGCGTACCCGCGTATCCACCTAACCCTTGTTGATATGGGTTTTAACGGATATCGCAGAAACGGCGGTGCCGGTTTCGCTATTGATAGGCCGACAGTTCGCGTAGAAGCATCTCCCTCCTCGACACTCAAGATAAGAGATGATCGTCGAGTGGGGTTTAGGGATTACGAGCTTCTCCGACTGGAGCGTGTACTAACCGAAGCCTCGACCGAGTTGGCTCTCGACAGTCGGCTAAGCTTCGTTATTTCTGGTGAAATGCCGACTCATTCGGGTTTTGGCTCAACGACTGCAGTGCGCTTGGCGTGCTTAGAACTGCTATTACTGGCCAATGACATGGAGCCAGACCAAACCCTTTTGTCCAGACTGTCCAAACGTGGGGGAACATCCGGCATCGGAATCAATACCTATTTCGTTGGTGGTCTCGTGGTAGATCTAGGGCATCCTCACCACAATGGGCCAGCGCGCCCATCGAGCTTGGCAGAGATGACTCCAGGCTGCGCGACACCGCTGCTCCGTGCTGAGATGCCTGCATGGCCCGCTGGAGTTGTCGTCCCCGCGCTGCCTCTACTCACTGAGTCTGCCGAGAAGAGTTTCTTCGCCAACTTTAAGCCACTAACGCAAGGAGATGTGGCTGAAATTCTTTACCATGTTGTGTCCGGCGTTGCAGCGGGGGTTCTGGAGACAAACCGCTCAACGTTCACATCTGCCATTAACGCGCTGCAAGAATGTGCGTGGAAGCGGCAAGAGGTGGCAGAGTATGGCCCGGGAGTAAAATCGGAACGTAAGTCGCTTGAGAGTTTAGGTGCTGAGGGGGTAGCAATGAGCAGCCTCGGGCCTGCCCTTTTTTTTATTTCGGACGACACGTCTTCTGTGGTTGCAAATCGTCGTAGCAACGGGGCTTTCCTCGCCACTGAAGTAGCGTTCCAGAACACAGGGCGGTGCTTAGAATGGTGA
- the ureG gene encoding urease accessory protein UreG, translating to MKHCLRVGVGGPVGSGKTALLRQLCKALKDHYDIAVVTNDIYTREDADFLLKHDALPADRILGVETGGCPHTAIREDASMNLAAIDDLQSRHPNLELVLVESGGDNLSATFSPELSDLTLYVIDVSAGDKIPRKGGPGITKSDLLIINKIDIAEQVHASLDVMDRDSKKMRGERPFVFTNLYDGVGLETIISFILERGMLPERRPEKVAATA from the coding sequence ATGAAACATTGCCTGAGAGTAGGCGTCGGCGGCCCGGTCGGCTCCGGCAAAACCGCCCTGCTGCGCCAGCTGTGCAAGGCCCTGAAAGATCACTACGACATCGCCGTGGTCACCAACGACATCTACACAAGAGAGGACGCCGACTTCCTGCTCAAACACGACGCCCTGCCAGCGGACCGCATCCTCGGCGTGGAAACCGGCGGCTGCCCGCACACCGCCATCCGTGAGGACGCCTCCATGAACCTGGCCGCCATCGACGACCTGCAGAGCCGCCACCCGAACCTGGAACTGGTGCTGGTGGAATCCGGCGGCGACAACCTTTCGGCAACCTTCAGCCCGGAACTGAGCGACCTCACTCTGTACGTGATCGACGTCTCCGCCGGCGACAAGATCCCCCGCAAGGGCGGCCCCGGCATCACCAAATCCGACCTGCTGATCATCAACAAGATCGACATCGCCGAGCAGGTGCATGCGTCCCTTGATGTGATGGACCGGGATTCGAAGAAGATGCGCGGTGAGCGGCCCTTCGTGTTCACTAACCTGTACGACGGGGTAGGGCTGGAAACCATCATCAGCTTCATTCTGGAGCGGGGCATGCTGCCGGAGCGCAGGCCCGAAAAAGTGGCGGCGACTGCCTGA
- a CDS encoding urease accessory protein UreF translates to MTTPTDSSQTPVGDLALLGLLQLVSPALPIGAFAWSQGLESAFELGWVNNENELGDWLEGVLEDGLTNCELPLLIRVQEAWANGDGQTLAQWNDWLHATRETAELTDEDLRLGAALVRLLGSLELLPEEGLLPQDPGYVTLFAWAAHMRRVPARQTLLGFAWAWLENQLAVACKAMPLGHTAAQRLTERLRPQLVMAVDNALEKEDHELGPVLPGLALGSALHETQYSRLFRS, encoded by the coding sequence ATGACCACTCCCACTGACAGCAGCCAGACCCCGGTGGGCGATCTCGCCCTGCTTGGCCTGCTGCAACTGGTCAGCCCCGCGCTGCCCATCGGCGCCTTTGCCTGGTCCCAGGGCCTGGAAAGCGCCTTTGAACTGGGCTGGGTGAATAACGAGAACGAGCTGGGGGATTGGCTGGAAGGCGTGCTGGAAGACGGCCTGACCAACTGCGAACTGCCGTTGCTGATCCGGGTTCAGGAGGCCTGGGCGAACGGCGATGGCCAAACCTTGGCCCAGTGGAACGACTGGCTGCATGCCACCCGGGAAACCGCCGAACTGACGGATGAGGACCTCCGTCTCGGCGCAGCCCTGGTGCGCCTGCTCGGCAGCCTGGAGCTGTTGCCGGAGGAAGGCCTGCTGCCGCAAGACCCCGGCTACGTCACCCTGTTCGCCTGGGCCGCCCACATGCGCCGCGTACCCGCACGGCAGACCCTGCTCGGCTTCGCCTGGGCCTGGCTGGAAAACCAGCTCGCGGTTGCCTGCAAGGCCATGCCCCTGGGCCACACAGCCGCCCAGCGCCTGACCGAACGGCTGCGCCCGCAACTGGTGATGGCCGTGGATAACGCTTTGGAGAAAGAAGACCACGAACTCGGCCCGGTCCTGCCGGGCCTGGCGCTCGGCAGCGCCCTGCACGAAACCCAGTATTCACGGCTTTTCAGAAGCTGA
- the ureE gene encoding urease accessory protein UreE: protein MLELTQRVGPVETAEIHDHLTLPFELRMRGRLRAKTDTGYDVGLFLDRGPVLRDGAFLQAESGEIIRIRAADEPVVTAHIEPGLAMARLCYHLGNRHVALQIGSSGAIGSDEGREDGPVDGKTGWVRFPPDHVLEELAERLGATLEHHRAPFDPEPGAYAQAGNGHSHGHSHSHGHSHDHSH, encoded by the coding sequence ATGCTTGAACTTACCCAACGGGTCGGACCGGTCGAGACCGCAGAAATCCACGACCACCTCACACTGCCGTTCGAGCTGCGCATGCGCGGCCGCCTGCGCGCCAAAACCGACACCGGTTACGACGTCGGCCTGTTCCTCGATCGTGGCCCGGTGCTGCGCGACGGCGCGTTTCTACAGGCGGAAAGTGGCGAGATCATCCGCATCCGCGCCGCCGATGAGCCGGTAGTAACCGCTCACATCGAGCCGGGCCTGGCCATGGCGCGGCTGTGCTACCACCTGGGCAACCGGCATGTGGCTCTGCAGATTGGCTCCAGCGGCGCGATTGGCAGTGACGAGGGCAGGGAAGACGGCCCTGTGGATGGTAAAACGGGCTGGGTCCGCTTTCCGCCGGACCACGTGCTGGAAGAGCTGGCCGAACGCCTGGGCGCAACCCTGGAACACCACCGCGCACCCTTCGATCCGGAACCGGGTGCCTACGCCCAGGCGGGCAATGGGCATTCCCACGGACACTCACACAGCCACGGGCACAGCCATGACCACTCCCACTGA
- the ureC gene encoding urease subunit alpha, whose protein sequence is MKITRQAYADMYGPTTGDRVRLGDTDLWIEVESDTAHYGDEVKFGGGKVIRDGMGQSQRADDSVMDTVITNALILDWWGIVKADVGIQKGRIAAIGKAGNPDTQPDVTIVIGPGTEIIAGEGKILTAGGIDAHIHFVCPQQIEEALMSGITTMLGGGTGPATGTNATTCTPGPWHIGKMLQAVDAMPMNIGFLGKGNASLPESLELQIQAGAMGLKLHEDWGTTPASIDNCLTVADKYDVQVAIHTDTLNESGFVEDTLAAFKERCIHTYHTEGAGGGHAPDIITACSKPYVLPSSTNPTRPYTVNTIDEHLDMLMVCHHLDPNIPEDVAFADSRIRRETIAAEDILHDLGVISMIASDSQAMGRVGEVVCRTWQTAHKMKQQRGLLPEDEALGADNLRAKRYIAKYTINPAITHGIAHEVGSVEVGKLADLVLWSPAFFGVKPATILKGGMIAAAPMGDPNASIPTPQPVHYRPMFGAFGKAASATRLSFVSQAAIDAGIGKELGLDSPLSACKGVRTVRKSDMKLNDACPHITVDPQTYEVHADGELLTCEPATELPLAQRYHLF, encoded by the coding sequence ATGAAGATAACAAGGCAAGCCTACGCCGACATGTACGGCCCAACCACCGGCGACCGAGTCAGACTCGGCGACACCGACCTGTGGATTGAAGTGGAAAGCGACACCGCCCACTACGGCGACGAAGTAAAATTCGGCGGCGGCAAAGTCATCCGCGACGGCATGGGCCAGAGCCAGCGCGCCGATGATTCCGTGATGGACACCGTCATCACCAACGCCCTGATCCTCGACTGGTGGGGCATCGTCAAAGCCGACGTCGGCATCCAGAAAGGCCGCATCGCCGCCATCGGCAAAGCCGGCAACCCCGATACCCAGCCCGACGTCACCATCGTCATCGGCCCCGGCACCGAAATCATCGCCGGTGAAGGCAAAATCCTCACCGCCGGCGGCATCGACGCCCATATCCACTTCGTCTGCCCCCAGCAGATCGAAGAAGCCCTGATGAGCGGCATCACCACCATGCTCGGCGGCGGCACCGGCCCGGCCACCGGCACCAACGCCACCACCTGCACCCCGGGCCCCTGGCACATCGGCAAAATGCTCCAGGCCGTGGACGCCATGCCCATGAACATCGGCTTCCTCGGCAAAGGCAACGCCAGCCTGCCGGAATCCCTGGAACTGCAGATCCAGGCCGGCGCCATGGGCCTGAAACTCCATGAAGACTGGGGCACCACCCCGGCCTCCATCGACAACTGCCTCACCGTGGCCGACAAATACGATGTGCAGGTGGCCATCCACACCGACACCCTGAACGAATCCGGGTTCGTGGAAGACACCCTGGCTGCGTTCAAAGAACGCTGCATCCACACCTACCACACCGAAGGCGCCGGCGGCGGCCACGCACCGGACATCATTACCGCCTGCTCCAAACCCTACGTGCTGCCGTCCTCCACCAACCCGACGCGGCCCTACACCGTGAACACCATCGACGAACACCTGGACATGCTGATGGTGTGCCACCACCTGGACCCGAACATCCCGGAAGACGTCGCCTTCGCGGATTCGCGCATCCGCCGGGAGACCATCGCCGCCGAGGACATCCTCCACGACCTGGGCGTGATCTCCATGATCGCCTCCGATTCCCAGGCCATGGGCCGGGTAGGGGAAGTGGTATGCCGCACCTGGCAGACCGCCCACAAGATGAAACAGCAGCGCGGCCTGCTGCCGGAAGACGAAGCCCTGGGCGCCGACAACCTGCGCGCCAAACGCTACATCGCCAAGTACACCATCAACCCCGCCATCACCCACGGCATCGCGCACGAAGTGGGTTCGGTGGAAGTGGGCAAGCTGGCGGACCTGGTGCTGTGGAGCCCGGCCTTCTTCGGCGTGAAGCCGGCCACCATCCTCAAGGGCGGCATGATTGCCGCCGCCCCCATGGGCGATCCCAACGCTTCCATCCCCACGCCCCAGCCGGTGCACTACCGCCCCATGTTCGGCGCCTTCGGCAAGGCCGCCAGTGCCACCCGCCTGAGCTTTGTCAGCCAGGCTGCCATTGACGCCGGCATTGGCAAGGAGCTGGGGCTGGACAGCCCGCTGTCCGCCTGCAAGGGCGTGCGCACCGTGCGTAAGAGCGACATGAAACTGAACGACGCCTGCCCGCACATCACCGTAGACCCGCAAACCTACGAAGTGCACGCCGACGGCGAACTGCTTACCTGCGAGCCGGCCACCGAACTGCCGCTGGCCCAGCGTTATCACCTTTTTTAA
- a CDS encoding urease subunit beta, translating into MIPGEYDLKDGDIELCEGRERIQIDVANTGDRPVQIGSHYHFAEANPALDFDRAKARGYRLDVAAGTAIRFEPGQSREVTLIPFTGGREIYGFRAEVMGKLDSTN; encoded by the coding sequence ATGATCCCTGGTGAATACGACCTGAAAGACGGCGACATCGAACTCTGCGAAGGCCGCGAACGCATCCAGATAGACGTGGCCAACACCGGCGACCGCCCGGTCCAGATCGGCTCCCACTACCACTTCGCCGAAGCCAACCCGGCGCTGGATTTCGACCGCGCCAAAGCCAGGGGCTATCGCCTGGACGTCGCCGCCGGCACCGCCATCCGCTTCGAACCCGGCCAAAGCCGCGAAGTCACATTGATTCCGTTTACCGGCGGGAGGGAAATCTACGGCTTCCGAGCTGAAGTCATGGGCAAATTGGACTCCACGAATTAA
- the ureA gene encoding urease subunit gamma: protein MELTPRDKDKLLLFTAALLAERRKAKGLKLNYPEAVALISAEIMEGAREGRTVAELMTAGTEILTRDDVMDGIAEMVDEVQVEATFPDGTKLVTVHNPIV from the coding sequence ATGGAATTAACGCCCAGAGACAAAGACAAACTGCTGCTGTTTACCGCAGCCCTGCTGGCGGAACGCCGCAAAGCCAAGGGTTTGAAACTTAACTACCCCGAAGCCGTCGCCCTCATCAGCGCTGAAATCATGGAAGGCGCCAGGGAAGGCCGCACGGTGGCCGAGCTCATGACTGCCGGCACCGAAATCCTCACCCGCGACGACGTGATGGACGGCATCGCCGAAATGGTCGACGAAGTGCAGGTGGAAGCCACCTTCCCGGACGGCACCAAACTCGTCACCGTCCACAACCCGATCGTGTAA
- a CDS encoding urease accessory protein UreD has translation MTAYQPIADHASGHRFDRERRWAAALDLGFESRVENQASPVTRLVRRRHIGPLRVQRPFYPEGKTGCCHVYLLHPPGGLVSGDALSIQARVGEGAHTLLTTPAAAKLYKADSHGVAWAQHTHLSVEKGGILEYLPQETLAFDGSRGEQSTTIELATGARCIGWEILALGRPASQLPFVSGHLEQKFRLLMDGRPLWLERQPMDPNHPRFKGHWGQGGATVQATLWVVGLDDEAAAIEALRETLPASHRWAVTRRRGVVLLRYLGQERNEAWALCQQAWELLRPRLTGQPASVPRIWLT, from the coding sequence ATGACTGCCTACCAGCCCATCGCCGACCACGCCTCTGGCCACCGTTTCGACCGGGAACGGCGCTGGGCAGCGGCCCTGGACCTGGGGTTTGAAAGCCGGGTGGAGAACCAGGCCAGTCCGGTTACCCGGCTGGTACGCCGCCGGCACATCGGCCCGTTGCGGGTCCAGCGCCCGTTCTACCCGGAAGGCAAAACCGGCTGCTGCCACGTGTACCTGCTGCACCCACCGGGCGGGCTGGTCAGCGGCGATGCCCTGAGCATCCAGGCCCGGGTCGGTGAGGGTGCCCACACCCTGCTAACCACCCCGGCCGCCGCCAAACTCTACAAGGCCGACAGCCACGGCGTCGCCTGGGCCCAGCACACTCATTTGAGCGTGGAGAAGGGCGGCATCCTCGAATACCTGCCCCAGGAAACCCTCGCCTTCGACGGCTCCCGGGGTGAACAAAGCACCACCATCGAACTGGCCACCGGCGCCAGATGCATCGGCTGGGAAATCCTCGCCCTCGGCCGCCCGGCCAGCCAGCTGCCGTTCGTCTCCGGCCACCTGGAACAGAAATTCCGCCTGCTGATGGACGGCCGCCCCCTGTGGCTGGAACGCCAGCCCATGGACCCGAACCACCCCAGGTTCAAAGGCCACTGGGGCCAGGGCGGCGCTACCGTGCAGGCCACCCTGTGGGTGGTCGGCCTGGACGACGAAGCCGCCGCCATCGAAGCACTCAGAGAAACCCTGCCCGCCAGCCACCGCTGGGCGGTCACCCGCCGCCGGGGCGTGGTGTTGCTGCGCTACCTGGGGCAGGAAAGAAACGAAGCCTGGGCGCTGTGCCAGCAAGCCTGGGAACTGCTCAGACCAAGACTCACCGGCCAGCCAGCCAGCGTGCCAAGAATCTGGCTGACCTGA
- the urtE gene encoding urea ABC transporter ATP-binding subunit UrtE, whose translation MLKIEKLNQFYGESHTLWDLDLDVPQGQCTCVMGRNGVGKTTLMKCIMGEETVKSGSILFAQDVELTRKKIEDRSRLGIGYVPQGRQIFPLLTVEENLRTGLAVRKDGSKKIPERVYELFPVLKEMKHRRGGDLSGGQQQQLAIGRALVIEPRLLILDEPGEGIQPNIVAQIGEVIRKLIEEDGLTVLLVEQKLPFARKYADRFAIIDRGRRVAEDEIAGLTDELIKKHLTV comes from the coding sequence ATGCTGAAGATCGAAAAACTCAACCAGTTCTACGGCGAAAGCCACACCCTCTGGGATCTCGACCTCGACGTGCCCCAGGGCCAGTGCACCTGCGTGATGGGCCGTAACGGCGTGGGCAAGACCACCCTGATGAAATGCATCATGGGCGAGGAAACCGTGAAAAGCGGCTCCATCCTGTTCGCCCAGGACGTGGAGCTCACCCGGAAGAAAATCGAAGACCGCTCCCGCCTCGGCATCGGCTATGTGCCCCAGGGCCGGCAGATCTTCCCGCTGCTGACCGTGGAAGAAAACCTGCGCACCGGCCTCGCCGTGCGCAAGGACGGCAGCAAGAAAATCCCCGAGCGAGTGTATGAGTTGTTTCCGGTGCTGAAAGAAATGAAACACCGCCGCGGCGGCGACCTCTCCGGCGGCCAGCAACAGCAGCTGGCCATTGGCCGGGCGCTGGTCATCGAACCGCGCCTGCTGATCCTGGACGAGCCCGGCGAGGGCATTCAGCCCAATATCGTGGCCCAGATTGGCGAGGTTATTCGCAAGCTGATCGAGGAAGACGGCCTGACCGTGTTGCTGGTGGAGCAAAAGCTCCCCTTCGCCCGCAAGTACGCCGACCGCTTCGCCATCATCGACCGGGGTCGCCGGGTGGCAGAAGACGAGATCGCCGGCCTGACCGATGAACTCATCAAGAAGCACCTGACTGTATGA
- the urtD gene encoding urea ABC transporter ATP-binding protein UrtD has protein sequence MSIFQELSDREHVFEFLTQVQSPVDVRHGPILYLDDVNVSFDGFRAINNLNLTIDDGELRCIIGPNGAGKTTMMDIITGKTRPDSGSVWFGSRHNLLTMNEPDIASLGIGRKFQKPTVFEALTVFENLELAMAADKRVLPTLTAIMKPQFRERIGEVLEMIGLKDLRDALAGILSHGQKQWLEIGMLLMQKPRLLLVDEPVAGMTEQEMERTAELLTSLAGKQSVVVVEHDMGFVRSIARKVTVLHQGSVLAEGTMDQVSNDPEVIKVYLGEEA, from the coding sequence ATGAGCATTTTTCAGGAGCTGAGTGACCGGGAACACGTGTTCGAGTTTCTCACCCAGGTGCAGTCGCCGGTGGACGTGCGCCACGGCCCGATCCTGTACCTGGACGACGTGAACGTGAGCTTCGACGGTTTCAGGGCCATCAACAACCTCAACCTCACCATCGACGACGGCGAGCTGCGCTGCATCATCGGCCCCAACGGCGCGGGCAAGACCACCATGATGGACATCATCACCGGCAAGACCCGCCCGGACAGCGGCTCGGTGTGGTTCGGCAGCCGCCACAACCTGCTCACCATGAACGAGCCGGACATCGCCTCCCTCGGCATCGGCCGCAAGTTCCAGAAGCCCACGGTGTTCGAAGCCCTCACCGTGTTCGAAAACCTGGAACTGGCCATGGCGGCGGACAAGCGCGTGCTCCCCACGCTCACCGCGATCATGAAACCGCAATTCCGGGAGCGTATCGGCGAAGTGCTGGAAATGATCGGCCTCAAGGACCTGCGTGACGCCCTGGCCGGCATCCTCTCCCACGGCCAGAAGCAGTGGCTGGAAATCGGCATGCTGCTGATGCAGAAGCCGCGCCTGCTGCTGGTGGACGAACCCGTGGCCGGCATGACCGAACAGGAAATGGAACGCACCGCCGAACTGCTCACCAGCCTGGCCGGCAAACAGTCTGTGGTGGTGGTGGAGCACGACATGGGCTTCGTGCGCTCCATCGCCCGCAAAGTCACCGTGCTGCACCAGGGCAGCGTGCTGGCCGAAGGCACCATGGACCAGGTCTCCAACGACCCGGAAGTGATCAAGGTGTATCTCGGGGAGGAGGCGTAA
- the urtC gene encoding urea ABC transporter permease subunit UrtC, whose protein sequence is MAVSQNWLLRPFQERSTQIFLGVLFSALVVVTLLHLFMPQDSALHVSAYTVTLLGKYLCYALLAVAVDLVWGYLGILSLGHGAFFALGGYAMGMYLMRQIGDRGTYGDPILPDFMVFLNWDELPWYWLGFDMAWFAFIMVLLAPGILALVFGFLAFRSRVTGVYLSIITQALTFALMLAFFRNEMGFGGNNGLTDFRDILGFNLRTDATRLGLFIATGIALAVGYVICRAIVTSKLGRVSIACRDAEARTRFLGYRVERVQLFVFVVSAMLAGVAGALYVPQVGIINPSEFSPLFSIEIVVWVALGGRATLYGAVIGAILVNYAKTVFTGVMPDAWLFALGGLFVLVTVFLPKGIAGLLFRKKKADDTSNTPAAQEATA, encoded by the coding sequence ATGGCGGTATCACAGAACTGGCTGCTCCGGCCTTTTCAGGAGCGTTCCACGCAGATATTCCTGGGTGTTCTTTTCTCGGCCCTGGTGGTGGTGACCCTCCTTCACCTGTTCATGCCGCAGGACAGCGCCCTGCACGTAAGTGCCTACACCGTCACCCTGCTGGGCAAATACCTGTGCTACGCGCTGCTGGCGGTCGCGGTGGACCTGGTGTGGGGTTACCTCGGTATCCTCAGCCTGGGCCACGGCGCCTTCTTTGCGCTCGGCGGCTATGCCATGGGCATGTACCTGATGCGACAGATCGGCGACCGCGGTACCTACGGCGACCCGATACTGCCGGACTTCATGGTGTTCCTGAACTGGGACGAACTGCCCTGGTACTGGCTGGGCTTCGACATGGCCTGGTTTGCGTTCATCATGGTGCTGCTGGCACCGGGCATACTGGCGCTGGTGTTTGGCTTCCTGGCCTTCCGCTCGCGGGTGACCGGGGTGTACCTCTCCATCATCACCCAGGCGCTGACCTTTGCGCTGATGCTGGCCTTCTTCCGCAATGAAATGGGCTTTGGCGGCAACAACGGCCTGACCGACTTCCGCGACATCCTCGGCTTCAACCTGCGTACCGACGCCACCCGGCTGGGGCTGTTCATCGCCACCGGCATCGCGCTGGCCGTCGGCTACGTGATCTGCCGCGCCATTGTGACCAGCAAACTGGGCCGGGTGAGCATCGCCTGCCGCGACGCCGAGGCCCGCACCCGCTTCCTGGGTTACCGGGTGGAACGGGTGCAGCTGTTCGTGTTCGTGGTGTCCGCCATGCTGGCGGGTGTGGCCGGGGCGCTGTACGTGCCGCAGGTAGGCATCATCAACCCCAGCGAATTCTCGCCGCTGTTCTCTATTGAAATCGTGGTGTGGGTCGCCCTGGGCGGCCGCGCAACCCTCTACGGCGCAGTGATCGGCGCCATCCTGGTGAACTACGCCAAAACCGTATTCACCGGCGTAATGCCGGATGCCTGGCTGTTCGCCCTTGGCGGCCTGTTTGTGCTGGTGACCGTGTTCCTGCCCAAGGGCATCGCCGGCTTGCTGTTCCGTAAAAAGAAAGCCGATGACACCAGCAATACACCCGCCGCGCAGGAGGCCACCGCATGA